In Dermacentor andersoni chromosome 11, qqDerAnde1_hic_scaffold, whole genome shotgun sequence, the sequence aaaaaaggctagatTCGCCCATTCGGCTGTCTCATTTAATTTCTCTGCAATAACAACAGGTTTTCCCATGGAATaaacaaaagtcgcagtttcgcacgaaaggcggagcatcaattgcgatagcaaattagtagacatctaCACGAATTAAGTATATTAGTTTTATtgaccgtataaacttggaaacattcacttactaactgaacaagcacggtgtcaacGCGCACAAGCAGACCTGAAcaaatcacactcgatgagcgcggacactcactgtaaaagcgctggtgtgagcaagcgcacagcagcagcgagcgtagTACCCTTAGTGCGCACTATGGCTTCACCGCAAGAGCGGCTGCAACACAACGAGCACAAAAGTACGAGCCGTCTGCAGATACCTTTCAAGATAAGGCGCACGCAACCGCGCGTGGCCGTGCAAAGTACGTACTTGTTGACGGAGCCAAAGCCGCTCCCCTTCCCTCACGCGCTgtctccccactttcctccgtaTATGGCacgcgagactgagccgcgattGTCCGTTCCCCTTGCGCACGGTCGCTTGCTTCCctagcacaacgccgcccccacTCCATCCCTACCTCCCATCCCGCCACGACCATTCGCGAGACTGAAGGTGCGGGCCAGTTTGCTAACCGCTTTCTCCTTCCCGCGCGCCACATTGAGCCGCGACCATCGGCTTTCTTCGCGTActttcaatcgcacatacagcatgcgacgCACGGCGAGGGTGTTATCGCCCTCTGACTTTACAtacgaacatcacggcgacggcgacggcaacaaaaatgcgcctggagtgtccacataattgctatcgcaataatattgaaTATATCATGAGCAAATGAACAGatctgaataatttttttttgagaAGCTATTAGTAGGAGCGAGGGCAACAACGCGGTTTTATTTGAAGTCTCCCCATCAGGCGGCGCTTAGCGTTCGTAAAAGCACGACAAATATAGGCGCCGTCTTACTTTGTCGACGAAGAGGCTGAGGTGCTTCTCGTACACGGAGGCCGGCTCCGTCCAGCGGCCGCACACGTGCTCGTAGAAGTCGTCGCAGGGGTCGACGCTGGCGTTGGACGCGGCCACCAGCATGTCGTTGAGCGCCACGCAGGCCCGCGTCAGGCATACGCCGCGGCGCGGTCTCTGCGCCGGCGCAGCAAGGCGCGCCAGCAGGGTGAGCAGGCTGATGGCCAGGCAAGCCGACGCCATGGCCCCCAGCACGACGAGTGCCGGCTGGACGCCCTGTTCCCCGTGTGGGTGCTCTTCCCTGGGCACTTCCTCAGTCACCGATAAGGGCATCTCTGAGTGCTCCCTTTTGGTGGTAGCCCTGTACGGTGCGCGAAAACTTCAGCTTCAGTGAACTTCATGGGACAGCAGCTTAGCTTTATCTTTTGGTTTCGATCTTGTTGCTTTAAGAAAAGGACCCCGCGCACCACGGGTGTTTGATGCCCTTAATGTAGGGCTGCAATTTTGATGCCTTGATTTGCTTGCATTATTAGCGTCTAACTTTTTAACCCAGGTGGGTGAATTCATTCATCGAAAGCGCAAAAAAATTATGTCAGCCTTTAACGGGGAACCCTGTGGCTATAAGGCGTGTTTACAAGATTGCTTTCCAATGCTTTTTTAAATTGGCGGCATTGTTAAAGTTTCCGATTACGTAAGTTGCTGGCCAAAACTTAGTAGTACCTTGCATTTCTATAGAGTTATCACAATTTGTGTAATTCTTGCTGCGAATTTGTATTGTTGCGTATTCCCTTGATATTCTGTACAGTAGAATGGTTAGTTAAGTTTCGCCAACATGCTTTACTTTGCTAATAATCTAAATGTCTTCTGTTTCAGAACGTTCGCTTGACTTTTTTTCCGCTCTTGAGAACTCCGAATGTAATATTTCGTTTTATCCTCATTGTATCCTCTTAACAAGTTCAACTTTAAAGTAGGCGCAAAGTGCGACTTGGTATCGGGCCACAAGCGCATCATCAGGACTGCCCATTTCGTCATGGAAGTCAAAGATGGTGGTAATGTCATGTTGCATTGACGTGGTGCATTGGCCAATATCCACGTTATGCCCATTTTCGCCGAAACAAAAGCCCGTGACGTGATGCCTGAAGTTGTTTTTTAATTCACTATGTTCTCCGCATTCGGAACGCGTGTAGCCTATCACGCTATCACAATGTGCACTATCATAAAGCGGAGGTCCGCTCTCTCCTTATCAGTTCTTGACAGGACAGACACGATTTTCAATTGGTGTGACCTTTTATCGCTGCACTAGGCTGACCTACCGCGTGTGAGTGGACGGTGAAGCTACGCGACTACCAACTTCACACCTTTTGTGATGTAAAGAGGAAGCGTCGTAAGTACGCCCGGCTCCACGTTCCATTTGGTTCCCATTTAAAAATGTGTCAAAATGAAAATTGATGTAATTAGTTATCTGTTGCGCATTCAAGGAATCGAATCCCTGTAAGCTTAAGGAATCGAGAATACTGTTAtaaagaacacttaaaaaaaaccTTCGTAATTATTTTGTTAGCGCTGCTTCTTTTCATCTATGGCGGCCGGTAATCGAAAGATCACAAGGATGCGCACATTACTTGAGCACATGCACGGGACCATACTTAAGGTACCCCCTACTCTCCATGATGCAAGAATCATCTGCATCGTAAAAAAAGTCTTGCAGTTCGACATATTTAACTCATTTTGTAGCTCATAACTGTCGCTGCTTTATGCGCCCCTGGCGTTGTACCACCTTGGCCAATCGAATTTTCTAAGAGCCCACATCTTCGACCAGGTAATCCTCTCACCATCAAATATGGTTTTCGTATATCGAATCTCGCTTTCGGTATGCACATTTCTACGTTGTACGCGGCTTCTTATCGCTAACATCGGCTACTGCGGCACTCGTGCTCGTCGTTTTAAACGGGCTACGGAAACAAACGCGTTCAGCTCCATTCCTAACTTGCGAATGAGTACTGGACTAGAGACACGTTATGAAGTTAAGTTTGTCTTTTGCAGTGCGGATTCGCACGACTCATCTCTGTTGCCACGCATTCGCGTCGGCACCGCACAACCCATTGAAATATCCAGCCTCAAAAGGCGCGTACGCTTCGCGGACACTGCCATTGCAATCCAAGCTGTtcgcattttttttaaagaagtagCAACGAGAGACGTCCGAGGGCACACGCATACGCGTAGGGCCTTGATAGTGGTAGGCGGTGGACCCGCTCTGTAGTACGCGTTATGTGCGCTCTCAATGTGAAATGAAGAAAGCTCACGCGTAGCCAGTGTATTTAGCCTAATTCTGTCAGCTTCACCTAAAGTTCTAGATTACGCACGCTCGTTGACGCGCGACTTAGACCGCGCAGCAAGTGAAAGCCGCTGTGGGCAGCAGCACGCCACACTGTGAATTAACCTGAACTAGAGCTTAACTTATTTAGGTGATGGAGCAGCAGTATAGGAGGTTTTCTTGATAACGCCCTTGCGAAAGGATAATGGAACCGCTTGCAAATCTGTTCAGCGTGCGTGAATTGTGGGCATTTGCAcggttcaaataaaaaaaaaaaggtgaaattGAAGCTGTGTAGGACCTCCTCCCTGTGTGTAGCGAAAGAGTGCCCATGGATGCGTTTTTGCTTTTCATGTACATTTTATTCTGCTCGATACGAAGTTTGGGTGATACGAATATTCCACGTAACACCATAAGATCTTGTAATCTATATTCTACTGAATGCATTGTTTAGCCGTCATTTTTTTATTCCAgtaaagaaataatgaaaacatTGCATCGAAGAAAATTACCACTACACGTAGAATCGGAGTGCGCTGCTCACGCAGGGAACACAATGATCCCGAAGCTCAATGTTTGAACTGGTTCCCTTGTCGTAGGGTAACTTGCTGCTACTGTGTCCGACAATAGAGAAGACAAGTGACCCCGAACACGCTCGGTGACAAATTGCGTACACATTACCTCACAGTCATGTTGGCCATGGATCGCGTGCCCATATTGTCGGTGGCCCCATCCGGTTCGCCTTCGAGTGTGTTGTCTACGTCTTCACGTCCGGCTCGTCGCGCAAGAGGGCGCTGGCATGGCGAGTGGACACCCGTAGAAATGGGCGGCGCGTACGGTGACCCGATCTCCCCCGCCAAGCTGCTATGGCCACCTTGGCTGACTCCACCACAACTCTGGATCCCTCCGTAGGAAGGCGACGTGACCGGCATTCCAGCAGTGCGCCGCTTCCCGGTCTGGCCAGGGTAGAAATGAGTAACAGAATTTCAGTTGAGAAATGACAGAGATGCAGGCTGGTGTTTGACCTCTCTAGCGTGCCAAGGTACACTGGGACAAAGAGAATCGGAAGGAAAGAGTTCTTATTGGCGGTGATGTGCACAGCAAGGCGTGAAGGCAACCAGATTGGGTTTTGCACGGAGATTCAAGCCTTGTGCGGGGCGAGAATGCAGGTAACGCACAAATTTATCTGCACCAGGAACTGCGGCCGGTCTATGATTTCTGTAGTACGATTTCAGTACAGAAACGACATCTCGAGCGCAGTTGGGTCGGGCCTTCCAAAATCAAAGAAACGCAAGAATGTATTGTAAAGGAAAGAAATGGAAGAAAATAATTAACAGAAGACCGCCACACTTCGTAGTTTGACGGGACATGAACCGCAAGATTTGCAACGGCAACGGATAGTAACGATTGCTGCTTATGTCAAAACAACGTATTTCTTAGTTATGCACACGCCATCACAATCCCAGAAGAATTTAGGGTTTCAGAAGTTCAGCAAACatttattaaaagaaaaatcTTTCTTATATTAACTGTACCTGCGAAACAAAGCTTTGCAACATATGCTATTGCCATCTTATGCTATTGCGGGGCAAGGGAGGGAGGGTGGATGGCACAGCTGTTTGCCATtctgaagagaaaagaaaaggtaaCTTGATATGTGCCAACATACGAACGCAAGGAAAAGAAAATTCTGTGCCCTTGCACTCtgtaaagaaggatgaccagcgaggctgtgtatgtgggccccttaatggcgaactgcaccttcgccgcgggttgtcccggcatcgcactatcttcgtgatcggccgacttatggggagttttgtgtctacacatggaTACGATCTtgagggaactagcccttaacagcttcgccgtaaaagatCAAAGCAACAATCTGAAACACAGGAATCCTAAATCTGTGCAGTAGGCTTGTGTATAGCCGTTGCCAAACTGTTAGGTCGCATATCGTATTTTTGTCTTCAGATTAACTAACACGTTCACTTTACAAAACAGCAAGATGTTTCGCTAGAAATGTCCAGTTTGCGGAACTTAAtgcttccgctttttttttttttttacctaaccAAATGTGGGCAATTTTTGTAAAGACTTTGAAGCCCTAAATTAAATACCTGCTCGCGGTAGGGTTAAAATTTCTCGGTAATAACCCAAACAAACATCATTCAAATCGATTCAACGCTTCCTTAATGGGAAAATTTATGCGTTTCTCAGGTATCACAATAAGGAAATTGGAGTTCACCCGGATGACGAACATCCACTTAAGCTGTTCAACCTACCCTTCCCGCTGCTTCCTCCTtcttaaaagagaaagaaaaaggatttttttttaatgcagccaTGACTTCACTAGAAAGGCGTTTTTGTGACAATCGCCTAGAAAACAAAACGCCAACACCAATTTACGAGAAAACTGGCGTAGTATAAGCTCTGTCTAAGTTAGCCCGGTAGAGTTAAAACACTTACCAGAGATCCCCGCTTCTTTTTCTGCAATGAAAGTGGAGCATGATTGAGTGGACTATTAAAGCAGTTCATTAGGTGCTCAAGgtcatgtgcgtgcgtgtatgtgtgtgttgaaGAGGCGGCGGCCCCACtcgcttcttttcttcttttttcagctGTCACCTTCAAGAAGATTCTTTGTAAGTTTCAACTGCAGAACATGAGGTAGTGGGTTCAAAATTCCCGACGCGGGTGTTGCACTCCGAAGGGACTAATTCCTATATTCAGCTTCTTCCAGTGCACTGCGACTCCGCTCGGAGTCACTGGGACTCCGGTGcagtatacatagtatgcacatgacgtcacatccgctgctgtcgtctgcttccgctaccttccgcgATCTGGGGGAACattatcaacaggcgcgcgcataggtctataggttccccaacatggcgccACCATAAATCGGAAGTCGCGGAGTGTAgtcacaaagaaagacatagGGTTCGTGACCGATTCGCACCTCAGCCAACCACGAACTGAGGCTCTTTTTAGTGGACGTGATCATAAAGGTCACGAAGTGCAATTGCAGCGTAGCAAATAGATTCAGTGCCCCTAGCAGCACGACGCTCAGCAAGGAGCATTGTTATTGCGGCGGAATTTCCGAGTTCGACTATGTGCAAAGCTAGGAAAACTAAAGACGGTGCAATAATATCTgctaacaaaggcacacggatgaccatgcaacgaaaacaggTTATTAATAGCGCATATATTGCAGACTAAATTTAAAATGAATTCACACATAATAAGCGAACCTATTCTAGGCATCTGATTTGCCATGTTTTCCTTTAACGTTCAAGAAATTGTGGAGTATCGCTCTTAATATAAGTGTAACACATTTATCTGCCTCCTAAGAACATACAGCTATACCAGCTTAAGACCACTGGCTTTATTTTCTGTGAATGTTTCTATACGATTCCATTTATAAAGTCAATGTTTGTTTGGAAGTGCAGATATCAACCTGTCCATGCCCTTTACCATGCACCCAAGTGAATGGCAGAGCATCTGTTTTGGTTATACGTGTTTCCTACATTACAgtgtttcttttcaaaactgctcATTTCAGGTAGTGTACCATGGTCAATTTCTACAATAACAGCGCCAGGGCGTACTGTAAATCCTAAACTACAAGTCAGTAACGAACGGCGATTAGAACCCTGGCGGTACGATCATCGAGCTGTCATGGGAAAGACGGTTAAAACATGTGATTCTacgatcttcgtgcttgtggctttagACGCTGTTGTCGTTTGCGTTACTACGCTTCGTCTGACTATGTGGATGAATTTTGAGGCGATCCTAATTTTCCAAACGCAAAAGGCAATAATAGTCAATGCACAGGCACACTCATTGCAATTTGTTACATTTATAACGTAATATTTCGTTGTAGATGATCAACTTACAAAGTGAGAACGGCACTCAAAGGAAGAAAGACGATGTTTAGACAAATTCATCTACTAACCGCGATATAAGGGCTGGATAAACCGTCAAGCTTGCAGTTGTCGTAGACATTTGCACCAGAGTTTGCTCTAGTTGTAGTGATTCTAGTGGAAAGCTCTACCGGGAATGGAACGTTGGAAAATACGGCTCCACATCTCATTTTACGATGAAGAAAACATGAGGTTAGGTGCTGAGTACCATGGACTTATTTGTTTTTCgtacacaaaataaataaatcaatatgtCGAGAATAGTGACCTACGCCACGCTTGTTGCCATTCTGGAAACTTCAAGTTTTTCAGTCAGAGCTCGGTCGCGGTGAACATCCCGTTCAACCGCAAGTTGGATGACTGGCCAAACATTTTTAAGAAATATATAGCGTCCCTGCGTGTGTTTACGCAAAGTACCTCATAATGTGCCGCTATACGCACATACGTGTACATGTGAAAGGGCACGCAACGGGTTACGCTATGAGTGAAAAATGCAGCCACCGTTGACACGATTTTGCCAAACTCAGGAGAACAAACTATTGACGAGTTTCCGCATTATGGGACATGTCACGGTCATCTGTCTGAGCATCAGTGGACGACTGCTGCTGTTTTTGCTTCTGAGAAGTTCAGGTGCGATCTCTTGGCTAGAAGCGTTTCCTGATTCAGCCGCAAAAGAAGGATAAGTTGCGACGTTTATTATGATGTACACAAACTCAAACGGTGATTGCTAAACATCTACTTTTATAAAGTCATTTCATGCTCGATTCAATATACCACTGCCGTATGCTTGGCGTCTTTGGCCAGCGTGAGCAGGTCACGCAAAGCCATGATAAAACCGCCGATGACGGCCGATGCTGCGCTATCAGACGCCCTCACACTGGTTTACAGCATTCATTATCATAGTGAATCGCAGAAAGTGGTTTCAACGCATAATCAGCTGCCGGAAAGATATGCTGTTTTGGGGGGTAAACGCTTGTCGTGAGAGTCTGGAGCAGGCTTTAACTATGCCATAAGGCCCACCAAGTAAAATGCACTCTTCAAGCCAGGTCCATTTCATGACAAGCGCATGGTTTCACAAATACGCGCCACTATATTCCAGAATACTTAGCTCCAAAAGAAGGTACAGATAAACTATAAAGTGCATCCTCCACCTTCTCCTACGCCTCGACTACGCAATGGATGGcttgtgcacaaaaaaaaaaaaaaaaaaacattattacGCACGATGTCCAGTCCGGCACAAGCAGATGGCCGTATTTCTCACAACGCGTCGCGAGTGTGTCCGATGGCGAGGGCCAGCAGCCGGTATACTGAACCTCTGAAAAGCGCAAAACGTATTAAATACGCCGTACAACTATCCCCCACAACGTATCCAAGAAATCTTTAGCTCATCAAGGGTTCGCAACAGcttcccaccacctggccagCTAGTCTAAGGACGTGTCGTCGGACAGAACGCAAAAGATTGAACAATTTTGACACAGGTGTGTTTACCACCAGAATCATTCTGCCGGCTTCACAGTCTCGCGATGGGAACTGCGATTCCCATAAGAATTAGCCGGCTTGGTCCTACATGTCTTACCTTACGTTGACGCTTAGTGTTGCGGGATGTGTTGCCGGATAATCCTTCCATGGTAACGTGGTGACCAATTACGACGCGCAGTAGGCAGCAGTAGCAAAAAACAGCGCAGCAAGAAAAGGTGGGGTGAGCTGGACGGCCTAACTATGAGGCTTCACACTCCAACTGCGAACGGCTTCGAACGAGGGCACGAAGCCAGCCAAGAAcgaatgatggtgatgatgacaatgacataACGTGGCCTCAAATATGGCACGCACTCACTGCTGGGGATAAATTAAGAATCAGAGTCGGCTTGGGGAAACAGAAAATCAATGCCTGCTACAACGGGAAAATGTGCGATCGCAAAGGCGACAGGCATTTCAATGTAATTCATAATTTTGAAGTCAGAATAGCTCCATATAAACATCGAAAGAATATAAAAGATGAAAGTAAAGTACCGGATCAATAAAAATATATGGAGTACAAGATACAGAACACAAAGataaaagaaacgagaaagagaAATTGAAACCGTAATCGTTCTTGCCTTGATCTTCTTCTTCAATCTCTACCTCATGGCACAACCGTTTGTGCGGTATCGACGAAAGCTCGAGTAAATAAGGGCTAATTATTAGAGAAGTTGAGTAAAACTTGCAATTTTACGAGAATTCGTAAATTTAGTGCGATAGATGCGACAACATCAATGACGTAATCTGAATTTAAGTACACCAAAACTGATAATGATAAAGGAAGTAGGTTTAACTTGCCACTCACTTGGAACCAACAATAACGTCACGAACGGTGACGCAAACATACCTGTGACTCTGACTGTACCCGAGAGTTAAAAGTTCTAAATCAAAGTAGAAAACGAATTGTGAGATCCAGGCCATTTTTCCGAAACAATCTTAAACTGGACTTTCCACACCGTCCAacattattcttttttgtttttttgcagtcGACTCTTTAAGCTGACCCACTTCTCAATATGTTTTACGTGTATTACAAGGCAGTAGCATGACGCAAGACCATTTTGCACCACCGAAACAAACCGCGAAGCCTATGGTCCACAAATACACAGAACGTTTACTCCACCTAACGAGTGAACTTCATCGGCCACTTACCATTGAACAGTTAGTGCCAAATCCATGCACATGTTCACCAGAAGCCGAAAACCTAAACGCTTCGATGAACAATGCTCACTATCGTTATAAAGCAGTAAGAATTTTGGATGCATGTTTCTAAATGATGAACTACTTGCGCCCCTTAAGTGTGTCTAGATTTTTTTATTGCTCTCGTACGTCCTTGCTTATCTACAGAACAGCTTCTGATACCGATTTGAACAACGCATTCGGAAATCCATCACCAGACAGGGGCTTTACAGTTATGATAAAGCTATTCATCCCTGGCTCCATTACATAGAAATGTGTTCACTGGAAAGTCAGGAACGCTTTGTTTCACCGTGACAAATAGGTCCAACATTACATAAGAAATTTAGGTGGCTATACGATAGAATAAGTTATCGGTTTTATGCGCTGCACAAGCTGTCCAGATTGCGTTCGCGTGTGTCGAACAATTACAATGCCGCGCTCGGGAACAGTACTAGCCTTAAATCTTCAGACTGCAACGTTTGATGCTCATCATGGTTTACAGTGGTCAAATAGGACGATATATTAACGAGAGATTGAGAAACCGCAACAGTTAAGCTCCTGATTACATCCGGTGGAGCTGCGTTTTGTAAGGTTCTGTAGCAGGTGTTGGCCGAATTCCAGAAACGTTGCAAAGAAGTGTAATGGCTCATGTATCACTGTCTCGCCTTCCGCAGTAGGAAGAAAAACACTATCCATATTTAAATTCTTGATCTACATACTGAGCATGGGAGAAAGTATGCAGTACTGAAGGACTGCGTGATTTTCTGCGTGAAGTAACTTTTTGGGTCTACGCTACCAGTGAATTTTAATTCAAGGTTCACAGCACACACAGGCTTGAGAAACAACGGGTGGGCAAAGAGTCAAAGTTCGCTGACTTCCAACCCGGTACACTGGAAACATACAACCTTGCCGAATCTTCCAGTTCTTCAAGCTCTAAGCTTCCATTTTATTGGCTATTGTGGCTTTAGTTCGTACTTTGCTAACTTCTCTTGGCCTTGCTTAAAACCCCATTAGACATATTGGAAATCAGTCACAAATCCGTCGCCCCCGATGTGTTTGCAGCCCTTCTGCTTGAACGCTACGCGCTCCGCCAAACATATTGACACACATCAGAACCTTCCTGTCAAGGCTTTAGCCCCAATGACCTGCACCGTTTTCTGTTGATCCTGCGAACCATCTTTCTCCATGCAAGGCGCAGGTTCCGCGGATTCCAACCGTGGCTCGCCAGAATCCTTGGCCTTTGGCAGGGGCGAATATAATGCTTGCGACCGGGTGCGTACCCGTTGTCATTCACACGACGAACACCAGCCTTGTCGGCCAGCAGCCCCGTTATGTAGACGTCTTCAATAAAGAAGTATGGTACGAGTCTGGCGCTTCGAAGCAAAAGCGATATAGAGTCACCTGAGATAAGGTAAGCTGGCCCATTGACATAATCAGGATACGTTGCACTCGGATACATCGACTTTGGGACGTACCACTTGCCGTATCGCCCCACCGTCTTACGCGACGGCCGCGACTGTGTCCACACTCTTCCCCATATGGTTGGCTGCTGTTCGATGGCTGACAGACGGCTGAGGGTGGCGACAAAATCCCAGACATTGAGCAACACATCGTCGTCAATCTTAAGCACGAACTTGGCATTCGGACAGAAGCGCGTGACCCAGGTCAGCATCATAAGAGACTTGAGAGTCAGGTTCTTGTACGTGTCGACGAAGTTGCCCTGCACAATGTCCTCATGCGTGCCGTCCTCCTGAACGATGCGCTCCTGAACGGGGTCGCTCCCAGGTCTGCCAAGCATAAAGAGCACTTTGAGGCCGGGCATTTTGGTCAGGGCGCCGCCCCAGGTGCTTCGCACGGTAGAACGATGCTCGAAGTGGTCGCTCGCTGTGAACACTGCTACGAGAGCCAGCGTGTCGTTGCGGCCACTCGAAGGGCTGCAAGCGACTGTGTCTTTTGATATTAAGTAGGAATAAGTCGTGGTTGCCTTCGCTGTCCCACTGATACCAGCTGCGGCCGTGGTGTACTTGGTGCCGCCGTTCGTCGCTGAAGTTGCAGAGCTTGTCAAATTAACATATTCTTGCGTCGCAATACTATCCATGAGGTGTCGTAAAAGAGGCACATCATATCTTTTGAGTACGAGATTTAGCGTCACAATCGCAATAACAACGCATGAGAGCCGCTGTACTAGAACTTTTTGACCAAACGTAGCGATGCTTCTGCAACGAAAATAGCTGCACGAAGGTGTGCCAGGTAGACGGATCATAGCTTCCGCACGCGTCCTGTGGGCGTCGCGGCAATCGACACACCTAGGAGGGACGCCACCACATGTCTCGAGTATACGCAATCGAACATCTGTGTATGTCGACTGAATGCCCGGAAGAATCCTCGCCATATAAGAGGGGCTAAGTGGATATTCACACAGCCGCCAGGCAGTTGCTTGTAGCACAAAGAACGTCTTAACTACACTTTTGAAATTATTTATGCTTTCGGCGACGAATAGACGCCGCAGCTGGAAACAACGTGCAAGTGTATTATAATTCCAACAGCACGCTTCACCCGTTTACTATGCAAGATCGTTCAAATGAAAACCATGGACTAGAAGGATTAGTTAGCTGCCTTCTTATTTAGCTTGCGACAGGGCCATGGTTGTGTTTGCGTTTTATTCATTTCAACGATAGAAATGAAGTGACCGCGCCGTTTCTTGTAATCTGCTTTAAGAGCAGGTTTACTTTCAGTGTATGTCCATCTACACCATCCATTCCAACCGCTCCGGTTTAAGCAGTTACATATCTAGAAGAGGAACCAATGCCATGAGCGCCGAGAGAT encodes:
- the LOC140214061 gene encoding uncharacterized protein, which encodes MATRTWSITAWKIAGAHATSQGKRRNLNRPKWMLMTGKRRTAGMPVTSPSYGGIQSCGGVSQGGHSSLAGEIGSPYAPPISTGVHSPCQRPLARRAGREDVDNTLEGEPDGATDNMGTRSMANMTVRATTKREHSEMPLSVTEEVPREEHPHGEQGVQPALVVLGAMASACLAISLLTLLARLAAPAQRPRRGVCLTRACVALNDMLVAASNASVDPCDDFYEHVCGRWTEPASVYEKHLSLFVDKRLGSTSCRVSPLKARLSCSTHFAVHLFPGAER